The segment TCTGACGGCCGACGAGCTCGCCCGTCGCGACCCGCGGGCCGAGGACATCGATCTCGTCGTCGGCGATCTCTCGTTCATCTCCCTGACGATGGTCCTGCCCGCCCTCGTCGCGTCCGTCGGCACCGACGCCGACTTCGTGCTCCTCGTGAAGCCGCAGTTCGAGGTCGGCCGGCAGGGGATCCGCGAGGGGATCGTCCACGACCAGGGCCTTCGCGCCGACGCCGTGATGACCGTGCTCTGGGCCGCGCACGACCTGGGGCTCGGCACGGCCGGGGTCATCCCGTCGCCGATCGTCGGCACCAACGGCAACCGCGAGTACTGCGTCCACCTCTCGGCCCGTCTCGGAGCGAATCCGACAGAATGGCTCTCACGGGTCGACGAGATGACGGGAGCGTGAGCCATCAGCATCACTGACGAATCCGCGGCGTCCTTCGACCCCGTCGAGCGCCACATCCTCGTCGTCTCGCACACGGGTCGCCGCGATTCCATCGACGCGGCGCTCGAGGTCTGCAGCCTGCTTGCGGCGGCCGGGCTCCGGCCCGTCCTGCCTCACGGGGAGTTCGACGACATCCGGGCGGCCGAGCCGAGCTTCGGCGGGGTCGACATCCTCGGTGTCGACATCGCGGTGGGCGACCTCGAGGCGGTCATCGTCCTCGGCGGCGACGGCACGATCCTGCGTGCGGCGGAGTTGGCGCGCGACACGCGGGCTCCCCTCATCGGCGTCAACCTCGGTCACGTGGGTTTCCTCGCCGAGAGCGAGCGCGACGACCTCCACGAGACGGTCGAGCGGGTGTTGTCCCGCGAATACGAGGTCGAGGAGCGCTTCGCGCTGCAGATCCGGGTCGAGGTCGACGGCGAACGGGTCTACGAGACCTGGGCCCTCAACGAGGCGACCGTCGAGAAGGCGTCGCGCGAGCGGATGCTCGAGGTCGTCATCGAGGTCGACGGCCGACCCCTGTCCTCGTTCGGCTGCGACGGCGTCGTGATGTCGACACCCACGGGGTCGACCGCCTACAACTTCTCGGCCGGCGGGCCGATCGTGTGGCCGGAGGTCGAGGCGATGATCCTCGTGCCGCTGAGCGCGCACGCCCTGTTCGCCCGCCCGCTCGTCGTGGGTCCGGGGTCCACCTTCGCGGTCGAGGTCCTGAGCCGGACGGACGGCTCCGGCGTCCTCTGGTGCGACGGTCGTCGCGCCCACAAGCTGGAGCCCGGTGCCCGAGTGGTCGCCCAGCGTTCGCCGAGGCCGGTGCGCCTCGCGCGCCTCCGCAAGGCCCCCTTCACCGACCGGCTGGTCGCGAAGTTCCACCTCCCGGTCACCGGCTGGCGAGGCCCGCACGACGCCCTCGACGGTCTTGACGCCGTCGAAGGGCCCGACGCCCTCGACGGGTCCGACGCCATCGACGGGCCCCACGCCTCATGATCGAGGAGATCACGATCCGCGACCTCGGGGTCATCGGCGAGGCCTCGCTCCCGCTCGGCCCGGGCTTCACCGCAGTGACGGGCGAGACCGGCGCAGGGAAGACCATGGTGGTCTCGGCGCTCGGGCTGCTCCTCGGCCAGCGGGCCGACGGCGGCGCCGTCCGCTCGGGGAGTGCGCAGGCCGTGGTCGACGGCCGCTGGAACGTCCCCGACGACGGTCCCGTGGCCGAGCGCGTGCGCGACGCCGGCGGCGACGTCGACGCGGGCGAGCTCTTCCTCAGCCGTATCGTCTCGAGCGAGGGCAGGAGCCGCGCCGTCGTCGGAGGTCGCACGGGTCCGATCGGCGTGCTCGCGGATCTCGCCGACCACCTCGTCGTCGTGCACGGCCAGTCCGAGCAGATCCGCCTCAAGTCGTCGTCGGCGCAGCGTGCTGCCGTCGATGCGCACGGGGGAGCGCCTCTGGCCGCCGCCGCGTCCGACTATCGGGCCGCCTACGAGGGCTGGCAGCGGGCGCAGTCCGAGCTCGACACGATCACGGGCGATCGCGACGCCCGCCTCGCGGAGGCGGCGCGCCTCCGCTCGGCGATCGACGAGATCGAAGCAGTCGCCCCCCAGCCCGGCGAAGACGCCGAGCTCGACGCGACCGCCGAGCGCCTCAGCAACGCCGAAGACCTCCGGCTCGCGGCGGGTCTGGCGCACGAGGTCCTCTCGACCGACGCGGTCGACGGCACCCGCGACGTCCTGTCCCTCGTCGACGAGGCGCGGCGGCAGATCGAGCGGGTGTCCCAGCACGACGCCGATCTCCAGGCGATCGCCGACCTCCTGGCCGAGGTCAGCGTGCAGGTGTCGGAGACGAGCGCGCGCCTCTCGAGCTATCTCGGGTCGCTCGACGCCGACGTCTCCCGCGAACTCGAGTCGGTGCAGACACGCCGGGCGGAGCTGGGTGCCCTCATTCGCAAGTACGGCCCCACGCTCGACGACGCGATCGCCCTCCTCGACGACGGATCGCGTCGTCTGGTGGAGCTGGACGGCGACGACGACCGCGTGGCGGAGCTCGCGCGGGAGGTCGACGAGCAGCAGGCCGAGGCGGTGCGCACCGCGGACGTCCTGACCGACCTCCGCCGCGCCTCCGGCGACGACCTCGCGCGGCGCGTCAGCGACGAGCTGTCCGCCCTCGCCATGGCGGGCGCGGAGCTCGTCGTCGAGGTGTCCCCGCGCGGGGAGCTCGGCGCCTCGGGAGCCGACCGCGTCGAGCTCCTGCTGCGACCGCACTCGGGGAGCGAGCCCCGCGCGCTGGGGAAGGGCGCCTCCGGCGGAGAGCTCTCGCGCGTCATGCTCGCGATCGAGGTCGTGATGGCGTCGTCGAGCGAGGTGCCCACGTTCGTGTTCGACGAGGTCGACGCGGGCGTCGGCGGCTCGGCGGCGATCGAGATCGGTCGGCGCCTGGCGATGCTGGCGGAGAAGGCGCAGGTCATCGTCGTGACCCACCTCGCTCAGGTCGCGGCCTTCGCGACGAACCACCTGCGCGTCGTCAAGGACGCCTCGGGGGCCGTGACGGCCTCCAGCGTGCAGCAGCTCACGGGGGAGGAGCGGGTTGCCGAGATGGCACGGCTCCTCTCGGGCCTGCCCGACAGCGAGAGCGGCCTGGAGCACGCGCGCGAGCTGCTCGACCTGGCGTCGAGTCGCTCGACGGCGAGCAGCTGATACACGCTCGTAACGTGACACGCTCGGGTCGACGCCGGGAGTGACGTAGGATGGAAGCCCGTGGTGGTCAATCAAAACTCGGGTCCCTCTTCCATTCGCGACGCAGCTTCTTCCGAAGCAGCTTCCTCCGAAGCAGCCGCGCAGACGACGAAGCACATCTTCGTCACCGGGGGCGTCGTCTCCTCCCTCGGCAAGGGCCTCACGGCGGCCAGCCTGGGCAATCTCCTCACCGCGCGCGGGCTGCGCGTGGTGATGCAGAAGCTCGATCCCTACCTCAACGTCGACCCGGGCACGATGAACCCGTTCCAGCACGGCGAGGTCTTCGTTACCGACGACGGCGCCGAGACCGACCTCGACATCGGCCACTACGAGCGCTTCCTCGACATCAATCTCAACCAGGGCGCGAACGTCACGACCGGTCAGATCTACTCGACCGTCATCGCGCAGGAGCGCCGCGGTGAGTACCTCGGCGACACCGTCCAGGTCATCCCGCACATCACGGACGAGATCAAGCGGCGCATGCGCCTCCAGGCCTCCGACCAGCCCCAGCCCGACGTCATCATCACCGAGGTGGGCGGAACGGTCGGCGACATCGAGAGCCAGCCGTTCCTCGAGTCCGCTCGCCAGGTCCGGCACGAGCTCGGCCGGAAGAACGTCTTCTTCGTCCACGTCTCCCTCGTGCCCTACATGGGAGCGTCGGGCGAGCAGAAGACCAAGCCGACGCAGCACTCCGTCGCGGCGCTCCGCTCGATCGGCATCCAGCCGGACGCCCTCGTCCTCCGGAGCGACCGCCCGGTCTCCGAGAGCAACCGCCGGAAGATCGCGCTGATGTGCGACGTCGACGAGGACGCCGTCGTCAACGCGAGGGACGTCGCGAGCATCTACGACATCCCCTCGATGCTGAACGAGCAGCACCTCGACTCCTACATCATCGAGCACCTCGGGCTCGGGGCGAAGGCGGGCGAGGTCGACTGGTCGGGATGGACGACGCTGCTCCAGGCGGTCCACGACCCGAAGCACGAGGTCACCATCGGCCTCGTCGGCAAGTACATCGACCTGCCCGACGCCTACCTCAGCGTGACCGAGGCGCTCAAGGCCGGCGGGTTCGCGCACCAGACGAAGGTCAACCTTCGCTGGATCCCGTCCGACGACTGCGAGACCCCGGAGGGTGCCGGCAAGGCGCTCGCCGAGGTGGACGGCATCTGCGTGCCCGGCGGGTTCGGCATCCGCGGCATCGAGGGCAAGCTCGGCGCACTCCGCTTCGCCCGGGAGAACGGCATCCCGACGCTCGGCCTCTGCCTCGGCCTCCAGTGCATGGTCATCGAGTACGCGCGCAACCGCGTCGGGCTCGCGGGAGCCTCGTCGTCCGAGTTCGATCCCGACACCGACTACCCCGTCATCGCGACGATGGCCGAGCAGGTCGACATCATCGCGGGCGGCGACCTGGGTGGCACGATGCGCCTCGGACTCTACGAGGCCAGCCTGCTCGAGGGGTCGCTCGCGGCGGATCTCTACGGCGCCCCGACCGCCTCCGAGCGTCACCGCCACCGCTACGAGGTCAACAACCACTACCGCGAGCAGATCGCCGACGCCGGCCTCGTCTTCTCCGGCACCTCGCCCGACGGCCAGCTCGTCGAGTACGTCGAGCTCGACCGCTCCGAGCACCCGTTCTACATCGGCACGCAGGCTCACCCCGAGCTCCGCTCGCGCCCCAACAACGCCCACCCGCTCTTCGCCGGGCTCGTCGAGGCGTCGCTCGAGCGTCAGAACTCCACGCGCCTGTTCGAGGTGGCCGACGGTGCCGAGTGACGTCGGTTCCGCCGGTGACGTGGCCGCAGGCGACGTGACCGGGCTCCTGCGCGACGACCCGACCGAGGTGACCGTCACCTCCTCGGAGGTCGTGTTCACCGGGGCCGTCTGGAACATCGTGCGCGACGCCTTCGACTACGGCGGGTCGAGCATCCGGCGCGAGTACGTCGACCACACGGGCGCCGTCGCGATCCTGGTGCAGGATGCCCGGGGCAGGGTCCTCCTCATCAAGCAGTACCGCCACCCGATCCGGGCCCGCGACTGGGAGCTGCCCGCGGGCCTGCTCGACATCCCCGGCGAGGAGACCCTTGTCGCGGCGAAGCGGGAGCTCGCCGAGGAGGCCGACCTCGAGGCGTCGACCTGGGAGCACCTCGTCACGTTCAACACGACCCCCGGCGGAAGCGACGAGAAGCTCGTCGTCTTCCACGCGACGGAGGTCCGGGCCACGGCCGAGGCGTTCGCGCGGGAGGCCGAGGAGGCCGACATCGAGGTGCGCTGGGTGCCGCTCGACGAGATCGTCGAGGCGATCCTCGACGGGCGCCTCCACAACAGCATCCTCTGCATCGCCGCCCTGGCCCTCCACGCGAAGCAGCGCTGACGCCCGTCGATCCGCGCGCCCCGCGCCCTCCCGAGCGGACAGCTGTCGACGCATTCGCTCCGATGAACGTCGAGACGTGTCCACTCGGCGCCGGGGGTGGGAGGGTGGGGCACCGGCGTAGCCTGGGAGGGTGAAGGCGTTCGACGACGGGGTGGCGCGGTTCCTGCGCCACGTCACCGTGGAGCGCGGACTCTCCCCGAACACCGTGGCCGCGTACCGCCGCGACCTGGCGCTGTACCGGGCTTTCCTCGAGGGCCGCGGGGTGCAGGATCCTGCGGGCGTGTCGAGCGCGGACGTCGCGGAGTTCCCCACGCACCTGGCCACCCGGGAGAAGCCCCTCGGGCCGTCGTCGGTCGCCCGGGTCCTCTCCGCCGTCAAGAGCTTCCACCGCTTTGCGGCCGAGGAGGGCCTGACCGGAGACGACGTGACGACCACCACGCGGCCGCCGAAGCTGCCCTCGCGGCTGCCGAAGGCGATCACGGTCACCCAGGTCGAGGCGCTGCTCGCGGCGACCGACGGCGACGAGCCGACCAGGCTCCGCGACAAGGCGCTGCTCGAACTCCTCTATGCGACCGGCGCGCGGGTGACGGAGGCGGTCTCCCTCAACGTCGACGACGTCATCGACCACGACGTGGTGCGGCTGCTCGGCAAAGGCAACAAGCAGCGAATCGTCCCGCTCGGGAGCTTCGCCCGGCGAGCGCTCGACGACTACCTCGTCCGTGCGAGACCCTCCTTCTCCGGCCGGGGGAGCGCGACGCCCGCCCTCTTCCTCGGGGTGCGGGGCAACCGCGTGTCGCGGCAGAACGCCTGGCTGATCATCCAGGCGGCGGCCGAGCGCGCGCAGCTCGGAGTCGAGGTGTCGCCCCACACGCTGCGCCACTCGTTCGCGACGCACCTGCTCGAGGGCGGGGCGGACGTCCGGGTCGTGCAGGAGCTGCTCGGGCACTCGTCGGTCGCCACGACGCAGATCTACACGCTCGTCACGGCGGATGCGCTGCGGGACGCCTACGCCACCGCCCACCCGCGGGCTCGGTGGCGCGTCGGCGAACGGGAGTCCCGCGACCGCGACGCCGCGCGCGCCGCGTCGACCGACTGAGCGACGTCGCGCGCCTGGCGTCCACCGACTGAGCGACGCCGCGCGCCCGGCGTCCACCGACTGAGCGACGCCGCGCGCCCGGCGTCCACCGACTGAGCGACGCCGCGCGCGCGGCGGACCGGGGCGGAGCACGGCCCCCGGTACGATGGGGCACGTGAGCACGACGCCGAACCCGAGCACAGCCGACCGACCGACCGGCGCAGCCGACGCGGCCCCGGCCCTGGGCCCGACCGGTCGTCCCCGCACGGTCTTCCCCGTCCCCGTCGAACTCGACGGTCACGGCCCCGCGCGCATCATCTCCCTCTGCAACCAGAAGGGCGGCGTCGGCAAGACGACGACGAGCATCAACCTCGGTGCGGCGCTCGCGGAGTACGGCCGGCGTGTCCTCGCCGTCGACTTCGACCCGCAGGGGGCGCTCAGCGCCGGTCTCGGGGTGAAGACGCACGACGTCGCGACGATCTACGACCTCCTCATCGGCACCGTGAAAGACCCGCGCGAGGTGATCCAGGGCACGGCGATCCCGGGCCTCGACGTCATCCCCGCGAACATCGACCTGTCCGCCGCCGAGGTGCATCTCGTCAACGAGGTCGCGCGCGAGCAGATCCTGGCCCGCGTGCTGCGCAAGGTCCGCGACGACTACGACGTCATCCTGGTCGACTGCCAGCCGTCCCTCGGCATCCTGACCGTCAACGCCCTCACGGCGGCGCACGGCGTCCTCATCCCGCTCGAGTGCGAGTTCTTCGCCCTCCGCGGCGTGGCCCTGCTCGTCGAGACGATCGACAAGGTGCGCGACCGCCTCAACGAGGACATCCAGCTCGACGGCATCCTGCCCACCATGTACGACTCCCGCACGCTCCACAGCCGCGAGGTCCTGGAGCGGGTCGTCGACGCGTTCGGCGACAGCGTTCTCGAGACGGTCATCACGCGCACGGTGAAGTTCCCCGACGCGTCCGTCGCGGCCGCGCCCATCACCCAGTTCGCCCCGTCGCATCCGGCCGCCGAGGCCTACCGACAGCTGGCGAGAGAGCTGATCGCGCGTGGCGCCGCCGCCTAGTCCCGGCACGATCGCGTCGGCGCAGCTCGCGGAGAACCCCGGGGAGCAAGCCGTCGACGCGTCCGACGACGTCGAGGCCACGACCGACCACGCGTTCCGGGTGTCGCTGACCAACTTCTCCGGGCCGTTCGACCTCCTCCTGTCGCTCATCACGAAGCGCGAGATGGACATCACGGAGATCGCGCTGAGCGAGGTCACCGACGAGTTCCTCTCGTACCTGCGCGGTCTCGACTCGGCGGAGGAGCTCGACAGGGCGAGCGAGTTCCTCGTGGTCGCCGCCACGCTGCTCGACCTCAAGGTGGCGGGGCTCCTGCCGCAGGGCGAGCTCGTCGACGCGGAGGACGTCGCCCTGCTCGAGGCGCGCGACCTGCTGTTCGCGCGGCTCCTGCAGTACCGGGCCTTCAAGCAGGCCGCCGAGTGGTTCGCCACCCGCGGCGAGGCGGAGGGGTCGCGGCACGCCCGGAGCGTGCGACTGGAGCAGAAGTTCCGCGTCTCGACCCCCGAACTCGTCTGGACCCTGTCGCCCGACGACTTCGCCGCGCTCGCCGCGATGGCGCTGTCGCCGCGCGAGGTGCCCACGGTCGGGCTCGACCACCTGCACGCGCCGCTCGTGAGCATCCGGGAGCAGGCGGCGATCGTCGTGTCGATGCTCCGCCGGGGCGCCGTCATGAGCTTCCGCGAGCTGATCGACGGCATCGACGTCAAGGGCGTCGTCGTGGCGCGGTTCCTGGCGATCCTGGAGCTCTACCGGCACGCGTCGCTGAGCTTCGAGCAGGTCGAGCCGCTCGGCGAGCTGACGATCCGCTGGACCGCCGAGCACTGGACCGAAGAGAACCTCGCGAACCTGGGGGCCGACTATGACTCCTGACCAGGAGCCCCGGCGAGACGACACCCCGGCGACGCCACCGCCCGGCGTCCCGATCGCCCGCACCCTCGAGGCGATCCTCATGGTCGCCGACGAGCCGCAGAGCCTCGTCGCCCTCGCCACGGCCGTCGGGCAGCCGGTGGCCGCGGTCCGCCAGGCCGTCGAGAGCCTCGTGGCCGACTTCGACGGCGTCGACGGCACGACGAGACGCGGCTTCGAGCTGCGCGAGGTCGGTGGCGGCTGGCGCTTCTACGTGCGCGAGGAGTTCGACCCGATCGTGCGGGACTTCGTGCTGACGCAGAACCCGACCCGGCTGTCGCAGGCGGCGCTCGAGACCCTGGCCGTCATCGCGTACAAGCAGCCGATCACCCGCGGCGCCATCGCCCAGATCCGGGCGGTGAACGTCGACTCGGTCGTGCGCACGCTGCTCGGTCGCGGACTCATCACCGAGTCCTTCACCGACGCCGAGACCGGCGCCATCAACTACGAGACCACCGAGCTCCTGCTGACGCACCTCGGGATCAACACCCTCGACGACCTGCCGCTCATCTCGCCGCTGCTCGCCGACGGCCGAGGAGGATTCGACGATGCCTGATCACGACGCACCCCAGGGCGAGCGCCTGCAGAAGGTCATGGCGGCCGCAGGAGTCGCGAGCCGCCGAGTCTCGGAAGACCTGATCCAGGCGGGCCGGGTCTCCGTCAACGGGCAGGTCGTCACCGAGCTCGGTCGCCGCGTCGACCCGGGCGTCGATCGCGTCGTGGTCGACGGTCAGGCCGTGCAGCTCGATCCGACCAGGCGCTACCTCATGCTCAACAAGCCCGTCGGCGTCGTGTCGTCGCTGAGCGACGAGCGCGGCCGGCCCGATCTCCGGGAGTTCACGAGCGCCTACGAGGAACGGCTCTTCAACGTCGGCCGCCTCGACGCCGAGACGAGCGGCCTGCTCGTGCTGACGAACGACGGCGAGCTCGCCCACGTCCTCGCGCACCCGTCGTTCGGCGTGCTGAAGACGTACATCGCGAAGGTCCAGGGGTCGATCACCCCGGCGACGGTCAAGAAGCTGACGAGCGGCATCACGCTCGACGACGGCGACATCGTCGCCGACTCGGCGCGCATCGTCGACCGCGGCACCGGGCGCGCCGGCGGCACCAGCATCGTGGAGATCACGCTGCACTCCGGGCGCAACCGCATCGTGCGCCGGATGCTCGAGGCCGTCGGCCACCCCGTCGTCGACCTGGTCCGCCGGCAGTTCGGCCCCCTGCACCTCGGCACCCTCAAGGTCGGCGAGGTGCGCGACCTGACCCGCGACGAGCTGGGGGAGATCCTCACCATCGCGCGCGACGCGGGGCTCGGCCGCACGGTTCTCGGCGAGGCCGGCGAGGCCGGCGACGTCGCCGGCACCGCGGTGGCCGACGCCCTCGACGACTCCGGAGCCGAGCTCGACGCCGACGTCGAGGACGACCTCGCGGAGTCCGACAAGGAGTACTACGACGAGGACGACGAGGAGTTCGACGAGGCGTTCGACGCTCGCGACGAGAGTCGCCGTGGCCAGGCGTCCGGCGGAGCCCTCGGCGGCGCCGCGGACCGTCCCGCCCCCAAGAAGCAGTACGACAGCGACGGCAATCGTCGGCCCTCGTTCACCGGTCCGACGCGCGACGCCCAGGGCGGCGGGCAGGCCGGAGCCGGTGCGCCACCGAGCCGCAGGGCGCAGGTCCGCCGCGAGCAGGAGAAGCGCCGGCGGGGCGGACGGTGACCCCGGGCGACGTGGGCGGCGAGGTGGCGGGGGCCGGGCATCCTGCGCCCCGACGCCTGGACGGCACCGTGCGCATCGTGGGCGCCGGCCTGCTCGGGGCGAGCATCGGACTGGGGCTGCGCCGCCAGGGCGTCGACGTGGTGCTCGACGACGTGTCTCCCGCGTCGCTGCGGCTCGCCATCGACTACGGCGCCGGGCGCGCACCGCTCGAGGGCGACACCCCGACGCTCGTCGTCGTCTGCGTGCCGCCCGACGTCACGGCGGCCATCGTCGCGCGCGAACTCGAGACGTTCCCGGACGCCCTCGTCACCGACGTCGCGAGCGTCAAGGTCGCCCCGCTCCGCGCCCTGCAGGAGGCCGGAGCCGACGTCTCCCGCTACATCGGCTCGCACCCCATGGCGGGGCGGGAGCGAGGCGGCCCGATCTCCGCGCGCGCCGACCTCTTCATCGGCCGACCCTGGGTCGTGGCGGGACACGACGGCATCAGCTACCGCGCGGCGGCGGCTCTCGAAGACCTGATCCTCGACCTCGGTGCGACACCGATCGAGATGACCCCCGAGGAGCACGACGCGGGTGTGGCCGTCGTCTCGCACGCCCCCCAGGTCGTCGCGTCCCTCATGGCC is part of the Frondihabitans sp. 762G35 genome and harbors:
- a CDS encoding ParA family protein → MGHVSTTPNPSTADRPTGAADAAPALGPTGRPRTVFPVPVELDGHGPARIISLCNQKGGVGKTTTSINLGAALAEYGRRVLAVDFDPQGALSAGLGVKTHDVATIYDLLIGTVKDPREVIQGTAIPGLDVIPANIDLSAAEVHLVNEVAREQILARVLRKVRDDYDVILVDCQPSLGILTVNALTAAHGVLIPLECEFFALRGVALLVETIDKVRDRLNEDIQLDGILPTMYDSRTLHSREVLERVVDAFGDSVLETVITRTVKFPDASVAAAPITQFAPSHPAAEAYRQLARELIARGAAA
- a CDS encoding NAD kinase; its protein translation is MTDESAASFDPVERHILVVSHTGRRDSIDAALEVCSLLAAAGLRPVLPHGEFDDIRAAEPSFGGVDILGVDIAVGDLEAVIVLGGDGTILRAAELARDTRAPLIGVNLGHVGFLAESERDDLHETVERVLSREYEVEERFALQIRVEVDGERVYETWALNEATVEKASRERMLEVVIEVDGRPLSSFGCDGVVMSTPTGSTAYNFSAGGPIVWPEVEAMILVPLSAHALFARPLVVGPGSTFAVEVLSRTDGSGVLWCDGRRAHKLEPGARVVAQRSPRPVRLARLRKAPFTDRLVAKFHLPVTGWRGPHDALDGLDAVEGPDALDGSDAIDGPHAS
- the recN gene encoding DNA repair protein RecN → MIEEITIRDLGVIGEASLPLGPGFTAVTGETGAGKTMVVSALGLLLGQRADGGAVRSGSAQAVVDGRWNVPDDGPVAERVRDAGGDVDAGELFLSRIVSSEGRSRAVVGGRTGPIGVLADLADHLVVVHGQSEQIRLKSSSAQRAAVDAHGGAPLAAAASDYRAAYEGWQRAQSELDTITGDRDARLAEAARLRSAIDEIEAVAPQPGEDAELDATAERLSNAEDLRLAAGLAHEVLSTDAVDGTRDVLSLVDEARRQIERVSQHDADLQAIADLLAEVSVQVSETSARLSSYLGSLDADVSRELESVQTRRAELGALIRKYGPTLDDAIALLDDGSRRLVELDGDDDRVAELAREVDEQQAEAVRTADVLTDLRRASGDDLARRVSDELSALAMAGAELVVEVSPRGELGASGADRVELLLRPHSGSEPRALGKGASGGELSRVMLAIEVVMASSSEVPTFVFDEVDAGVGGSAAIEIGRRLAMLAEKAQVIVVTHLAQVAAFATNHLRVVKDASGAVTASSVQQLTGEERVAEMARLLSGLPDSESGLEHARELLDLASSRSTASS
- a CDS encoding prephenate dehydrogenase, translated to MTPGDVGGEVAGAGHPAPRRLDGTVRIVGAGLLGASIGLGLRRQGVDVVLDDVSPASLRLAIDYGAGRAPLEGDTPTLVVVCVPPDVTAAIVARELETFPDALVTDVASVKVAPLRALQEAGADVSRYIGSHPMAGRERGGPISARADLFIGRPWVVAGHDGISYRAAAALEDLILDLGATPIEMTPEEHDAGVAVVSHAPQVVASLMAARLRDAPDASLGLAGQGVRDVTRIASSDPALWVQILGANASRVEEVLRALRDDLDDVLGALAAPEHPGALRALAESIGAGNAGVARLPGKHGQSTTFTQVVVMVDDTPGQLALLLTEIGDIGVNLEDLRLEHSPGAQFGLAEVSVVPEHAERLVAELVRRGWTIAGS
- a CDS encoding CTP synthase gives rise to the protein MRDAASSEAASSEAAAQTTKHIFVTGGVVSSLGKGLTAASLGNLLTARGLRVVMQKLDPYLNVDPGTMNPFQHGEVFVTDDGAETDLDIGHYERFLDINLNQGANVTTGQIYSTVIAQERRGEYLGDTVQVIPHITDEIKRRMRLQASDQPQPDVIITEVGGTVGDIESQPFLESARQVRHELGRKNVFFVHVSLVPYMGASGEQKTKPTQHSVAALRSIGIQPDALVLRSDRPVSESNRRKIALMCDVDEDAVVNARDVASIYDIPSMLNEQHLDSYIIEHLGLGAKAGEVDWSGWTTLLQAVHDPKHEVTIGLVGKYIDLPDAYLSVTEALKAGGFAHQTKVNLRWIPSDDCETPEGAGKALAEVDGICVPGGFGIRGIEGKLGALRFARENGIPTLGLCLGLQCMVIEYARNRVGLAGASSSEFDPDTDYPVIATMAEQVDIIAGGDLGGTMRLGLYEASLLEGSLAADLYGAPTASERHRHRYEVNNHYREQIADAGLVFSGTSPDGQLVEYVELDRSEHPFYIGTQAHPELRSRPNNAHPLFAGLVEASLERQNSTRLFEVADGAE
- the xerD gene encoding site-specific tyrosine recombinase XerD, coding for MKAFDDGVARFLRHVTVERGLSPNTVAAYRRDLALYRAFLEGRGVQDPAGVSSADVAEFPTHLATREKPLGPSSVARVLSAVKSFHRFAAEEGLTGDDVTTTTRPPKLPSRLPKAITVTQVEALLAATDGDEPTRLRDKALLELLYATGARVTEAVSLNVDDVIDHDVVRLLGKGNKQRIVPLGSFARRALDDYLVRARPSFSGRGSATPALFLGVRGNRVSRQNAWLIIQAAAERAQLGVEVSPHTLRHSFATHLLEGGADVRVVQELLGHSSVATTQIYTLVTADALRDAYATAHPRARWRVGERESRDRDAARAASTD
- a CDS encoding NUDIX domain-containing protein; this translates as MPSDVGSAGDVAAGDVTGLLRDDPTEVTVTSSEVVFTGAVWNIVRDAFDYGGSSIRREYVDHTGAVAILVQDARGRVLLIKQYRHPIRARDWELPAGLLDIPGEETLVAAKRELAEEADLEASTWEHLVTFNTTPGGSDEKLVVFHATEVRATAEAFAREAEEADIEVRWVPLDEIVEAILDGRLHNSILCIAALALHAKQR
- a CDS encoding segregation and condensation protein A; this encodes MAPPPSPGTIASAQLAENPGEQAVDASDDVEATTDHAFRVSLTNFSGPFDLLLSLITKREMDITEIALSEVTDEFLSYLRGLDSAEELDRASEFLVVAATLLDLKVAGLLPQGELVDAEDVALLEARDLLFARLLQYRAFKQAAEWFATRGEAEGSRHARSVRLEQKFRVSTPELVWTLSPDDFAALAAMALSPREVPTVGLDHLHAPLVSIREQAAIVVSMLRRGAVMSFRELIDGIDVKGVVVARFLAILELYRHASLSFEQVEPLGELTIRWTAEHWTEENLANLGADYDS
- the scpB gene encoding SMC-Scp complex subunit ScpB; amino-acid sequence: MTPDQEPRRDDTPATPPPGVPIARTLEAILMVADEPQSLVALATAVGQPVAAVRQAVESLVADFDGVDGTTRRGFELREVGGGWRFYVREEFDPIVRDFVLTQNPTRLSQAALETLAVIAYKQPITRGAIAQIRAVNVDSVVRTLLGRGLITESFTDAETGAINYETTELLLTHLGINTLDDLPLISPLLADGRGGFDDA